The following are encoded together in the Theileria orientalis strain Shintoku DNA, chromosome 1, complete genome genome:
- a CDS encoding prefoldin subunit, translating to MEGLVNEINSLREKHREQTVVHSKLLTQQNESMAALNEVKLVDDDAKIFKTTGPVLSAQTKQEALSTITKRLEYIKGEIDTVDKSMSDLQAKIEEKYKKVKKQMSG from the exons ATGGAAGGTTTAGTAAACGAGATAAACTCACTCAGAGAGA AACACAGAGAACAGACAGTAGTGCACTCGAAGCTCCTGACACAGCAAAATGAATCAATGGCGGCCCTAAAC GAAGTAAAACTGGTGGACGACGACGCTAAGATTTTCAAGACCACGGGGCCTGTGCTCAGTGCTCAGACGAAACAGGAGGCCCTGAGTACCATCACTAAGCGCCTGGAGTACATCAAGGGAGAAAT CGACACTGTGGACAAGTCAATGTCGGACTTGCAGGCTAAGATAGAGGAGAAGTACAAAAAGGTAAAGAAACAAATGAGcggataa
- a CDS encoding uncharacterized protein (dihydrouridine synthase, DuS family protein), with protein MSNTEIEYFKAKNRESWSFWESLNSPKYVVAPMVDQSELPFRLLCRRYSAHLAYTPMLHAKIFSENENYRNVHFHTSSDDKPLIAQFCAGNDPKTFVLASSFIKDDVSAIDINLGCPQGIARKGKYGSFLLDYPDLINEIVRRLTESGVNVTCKIRKVEKDSLQSTLNLCYSLEASGCKALTVHGRHRSEKSVNIRECDWESIRIIKSRVNIPVIANGGIENFEDVQRCLDYTGFVKQQHRLAFRADAVMSSEAILENPYLFSGRQYNNIDVFEEYLSILKESPRQKLSCVKGHAFKMLYRYARRHHDIRDAISNATSIKKFESIVEDLRRAVSKTSSYEDTWYRRYRTSSAVKQSSVIASEHRADGDYIENFFGSFMIDY; from the exons atgAGTAATACTGAAATCGAGTATTTTAAAGCCAAGAATAGGGAATCTTGGTCATTTTGGGAGTCGCTCAACAGCCCTAAGTACGTGGTGGCTCCCATGGTAGACCAAAGTGAACTTCCATTCAG GCTTCTATGCAGAAGATACTCCGCACACCTGGCATATACACCAATGCTGCACGCGAA AATCTTCTCGGAAAACGAAAACTATCGCAACGTACACTTTCACACATCAAGTGACGACAAGCCACTAATAGCCCAGTTCTGTG CAGGCAATGACCCAAAGACGTTTGTTCTGGCGTCATCATTCATTAAAGACGATGTTTCGGCAATAGATATTAACTTGGGATGTCCGCAG GGGATAGCCAGAAAGGGGAAGTATGGCTCATTTCTGCTGGATTACCCGGATCTGATAAA cgAGATAGTAAGAAGGCTGACGGAATCTGGAGTTAACGTGACCTGTAAAATTAGAAAGGTTGAGAAGGACTCACTACAGTCGACACTTAATTTGTGTTATTCATTGGAG gCGAGCGGCTGCAAAGCACTAACAGTGCACGGAAGACACAGAAGTGAGAAGAGCGTAAACATAAGAGAGTGCGACTGGGAGTCAATTAGGATAATAAAGTCAAGAGTCAACATACCAG TTATCGCAAACGGCGGGATTGAAAACTTTGAAGACGTCCAAAGGTGTTTGGACTATACGGGGTTTGTGAAGCAACAACATAGGTTGGCATTTAGGGCGGATGCAGTAATGTCATCGGAGGCAATACTGGAGAACCCGTACCTGTTCTCAGGAAGACAGTATAACAACATTGACGTCTTCGAGGAGTACCTGTCGATACTGAAAGA gTCGCCAAGGCAAAAGCTGAGTTGCGTCAAGGGCCACGCGTTCAAGATGCTGTATCGATACGCGCGTCGTCACCACGACATAAGAGACGCAATATCGAACGCAACCAGCATAAAAAAGTTCGAAAGCATAGTAGAGGATCTCAGAAGAGCAGTGTCGAAGACGTCGTCGTACGAGGATACGTGGTACAGACGCTACAGAACAAGTTCAGCAGTGAAGCAGAGCTCAGTGATTGCCTCTGAGCACAGAGCGGACGGAGATTACATAGAAAACTTTTTCGGCAGCTTTATGATAGACTATTGA
- a CDS encoding uncharacterized protein (kinase binding protein CGI-121 family protein) has product MVARHPNFGSYVHSFKFSDDSENPVARNLDVYASLYSKLSNVSSVVEYALNVNDYNKPSDDESQPTFDKSVKSMLDFRVLYLVIRPNLVISIDHVLHSIARALINVLNGKSVSSNLTTEVAFMMSGSSNVGKCIDNVLVSRADKSPSVLIVTISQNKLPQVSETLLDLVEGVRDDISNLHKYTRVDDILKVGLRSALGFMRFWPLLI; this is encoded by the exons atggtTGCCAGGCATCCAAATTTTGGCAGCTACGTCCATTCTTTCAAGTTTTCAGACGACTCCGAGAACCCCGTCGCCAGGAATCTCGACGTTTACGCATCGCTCTATTCTAAGCTTTCGAATGTTAGCAGTGTGGTCGAATACGCCCTCAACGTAAACGACTACAACAAGCCTTCCGATGACGAAAGCCAGCCCACTTTTGATAAATCTGTGAAGTCAATGTTGGATTTCAGGGTTCTGTACCTAGTTATAAGGCCTAATCTG GTGATTTCTATCGACCACGTTTTACACTCGATTGCTCGCGCGTTAATTAACGTGTTAAACGGGAAATCGGTCTCGAGCAACCTCACTACTGAGGTTGCCTTCATGATGTCCGGCTCCTCCAAC GTCGGCAAGTGTATCGACAACGTGCTCGTCTCTCGTGCTGACAAGTCGCCCTCCGTTTTAATCGTGACAATTTCTCAAAACAAG cttcctcaggtCTCCGAGACTCTTCTGGACCTCGTTGAGGGCGTCAGGGACGACATCTCGAACCTGCACAAGTACACGAGGGTCGACGACATTCTCAAGGTGGGTCTGCGCTCAGCGCTCGGGTTTATGCGTTTTTGGCCGCTGCTTATCTAA
- a CDS encoding MORN motif repeat containing protein — MAEQRIAIYSECAARTSTCILSLLTMIPCANALNFNSKAFGSLWYSWKRYGFPLDLFREDNPIYPYFTEAMVPLLRNTSGYLIGITDLRMLTKFAEPPTLIFDLEDEAIKLRTRDLLGFYSPSFYEISFFNDFEIFEDVEIEDEPLKMVLDTSESIFHFVGDYLSKAPSAIIHLGGKASKIYHIGRSLGSRRHKESYLRLFDVYFPGALPKFLRFSKKPPKSKKADQSQSKSQREGEPEGEDDMVGKQERVTKYHKKKKANTLEELKAQWDKVMESDTEEKQNDIGMEEDLAEGELEQPAFTFKVMFDKMRRRSVSYRYLDYIETLKSDVQNDRTKEIEYSIFTRIQPLRDFLLKFLKSAAYAGGKRRLTYHLVMDFTFDLDSMVDFNNPVDGAYVVRDGKFLRGHMEEPDSDEEDQEEEELNRKSYLMEGDEEVVTKVPAMLATFILELHNNYSVDFFELWIQTKNFAEFFNNHSLEVFNEPVFNLSNNLAKYTYPNGDFYVGELSDMLRDGKGSYVSKDGSRYDGTWKRDKRHGKGTMVTSEIKYTGEWINDRKHGFGRLEAQGYSYVGDFRLNRYHGNGTMVFKNGVKMKGEFRNGKFEGKGIMSMPDGTIRMGTFKNGVITGVCSVIDKEGRLYVGQLYGDHFHGKGLLKYNKQTTFEGFWVKGKREKQGMIVNKVANSTIKIEGVWENDNMLMNEVLITFPNGYKYNGALRYFPTLDIDLNQFKDDRDFRSMDPKPSDVDVVAFLQDFKKLNNRLLPHGNGICKDTNGGVYNGGFHFGSRHGTTSEVFPNGLIYSGDYYLGKFHGHGKLHLQSNESILLEYDKGKLLNEEDLRGKEALKDLLSREFTVFEKDFTRYKLDFLVEVMKSTSTLQSSARGDQTVNDLIRLN, encoded by the exons TTGGCGGAGCAGAGGATAGCAATATACTCGGAGTGCGCAGCGAGGACGAGTACGTGCATACTCTCGCTGCTGACGATGATACCGTGCGCAAACGCACTGAACTTTAACTCGAAGGCGTTCGGGTCGCTGTGGTACAGTTGGAAAAGGTACGGGTTCCCACTGGACCTGTTCAGAGAAGATAACCCAATCTACCCGTACTTCACAGAGGCAATGGTGCCTCTGCTGAGAAACACGTCAGGGTACCTGATAGGAATCACGGACCTGAGGATGCTGACGAAGTTCGCAGAGCCGCCGACGCTGATATTTGACCTGGAAGACGAGGCGATAAAGCTGAGAACGAGAGATCTGCTGGGATTCTACTCACCCTCATTCTACGAaatcagcttcttcaacGACTTCGAAATCTTCGAGGACGTGGAAATCGAAGATGAGCCGCTGAAAATGGTGCTGGACACGAGCGAAAGCATATTCCACTTCGTAGGAGACTACCTGTCGAAGGCGCCCTCGGCAATAATACACCTGGGAGGAAAAGCAAGTAAGATATACCACATAGGAAGAAGCCTGGGCTCGAGAAGACACAAGGAGAGTTACCTGAGGCTGTTCGACGTGTACTTCCCAGGAGCACTCCCGAAGTTCCTGAGGTTCTCGAAGAAGCCGCCGAAGTCGAAGAAGGCGGATCAGTCGCAATCAAAGTCGCAGAGAGAAGGAGAACCTGAGGGAGAAGACGACATGGTGGGAAAGCAGGAAAGAGTGACCAAGTAccacaagaagaagaaggcgaacacgctggaggagctgaaggcgCAGTGGGACAAGGTGATGGAGTCGGACACGGAGGAAAAGCAGAACGACATAGGCATGGAGGAGGATCTCGCGGAAGGAGAGCTGGAGCAACCGGCGTTCACGTTCAAGGTGATGTTCGACAAGATGCGCAGAAGAAGCGTGAGCTACAGATACCTGGACTACATAGAGACGCTGAAGTCGGACGTGCAGAACGACAGGACGAAGGAGATCGAGTACTCGATCTTCACGAGAATACAGCCGCTGAGAGACTTTTTGCTCAAGTTCCTGAAGTCGGCAGCCTACGCAGGAGGAAAGAGAAGGCTGACCTACCACCTGGTGATGGACTTCACGTTCGACCTGGACTCGATGGTCGACTTCAACAACCCGGTCGACGGAGCGTACGTGGTGAGGGACGGAAAGTTCCTGCGAGGGCACATGGAGGAGCCCGACTCcgacgaggaggaccaggaggaagaggagctgAACAGGAAGAGCTACCTGATGGAGGGCGACGAGGAGGTGGTGACGAAGGTGCCGGCGATGCTGGCAACCTTCATCCTGGAGCTCCACAACAACTACTCGGTCGACTTCTTCGAGCTGTGGATACAGACGAAGAACTTCGCGGAGTTCTTCAACAACCACAGCCTCGAGGTGTTCAACGAGCCTGTCTTCAACCTGTCGAACAACCTGGCGAAGTACACGTACCCGAACGGGGACTTCTACGTGGGAGAGCTCTCGGACATGCTGAGGGACGGCAAGGGCTCGTACGTGTCCAAGGACGGCTCGAGGTACGACGGGACCTGGAAACGGGATAAGAGGCACGGCAAGGGCACCATGGTGACAAGCGAGATCAAATACACAG GAGAGTGGATCAACGATAGAAAACACGGGTTCGGAAGATTGGAAGCACAAGGATACAGCTACGTTGGAGACTTCAGACTCAACAGGTACCACGGAAACGGAACAATGGTCTTTAAAAACGGAGTGAAGATGAAGGGAGAGTTTAGAAACGGAAAATTCGAAGGAAAGGGAATAATGAGCATGCCCGACGGAACAATAAGAATGGGAACGTTTAAAAACGGAGTGATAACAGGAGTGTGCTCAGTGATAGACAAGGAAGGAAGGTTGTACGTGGGACAGCTGTACGGAGACCATTTCCACGGAAAAGGACTGCTGAAGTACAACAAGCAGACGACGTTTGAAGGATTCTGGGTAAAGGGAAAGAGAGAAAAGCAGGGCATGATAGTGAACAAGGTGGCAAACTCGACGATCAAGATCGAAGGAGTCTGGGAAAACGACAACATGCTCATGAACGAAGTGCTCATCACGTTCCCGAACGGATACAAGTATAACGGAGCACTGAGGTACTTCCCAACGCTGGACATAGACCTTAACCAGTTTAAGGATGACAGGGACTTCAGGAGCATGGACCCGAAGCCCTCGGACGTGGACGTGGTGGCGTTCCTGCAGGACTTCAAGAAGCTGAACAACAGACTGCTGCCGCACGGAAACGGAATCTGCAAGGACACGAACGGAGGAGTCTACAACGGAGGATTCCACTTCGGCTCGAGACACGGAACCACGTCCGAAGTGTTCCCCAACGGACTCATCTACAGCGGAGACTACTACCTGGGCAAGTTCCACGGACACGGAAAGCTGCACCTGCAGTCGAACGAGAGCATTCTGCTGGAGTACGACAAGGGGAAACTGctgaacgaggaggacctgagGGGCAaggaggcgctgaaggACCTGCTCAGCCGCGAGTTCACGGTCTTCGAAAAGGACTTCACGAGGTATAAGCTAGACTTTTTAGTTGAGGTAATGAAGTCGACGAGCACATTACAAAGCAGCGCGAGGGGCGACCAGACGGTGAACGACCTGATCAGGTTGAACTAG
- a CDS encoding translationally-controlled tumor protein homolog TCTP: MKVYKDLYSEDEVCSDAYDHLDPFENSELASVAFEVKTSKVAKGEEDYGIGYNDEEGGDGGQPDPNVEMVVDIVDKFGLQSLQLTKKDYTSYIKKYIQRLAATLQEKNPDRVDTFKTGVSEFVKYVLAHFDDFEFYVGESLDYEAGLVYAYYKGEEVSPRLVFLKDGLTEERY; encoded by the exons atgaagGTCTACAAAGACTTATATTCTGAAGATGAGGTCTGCTCAGATGCCTACGATCATTTAGATCCTTTTGAGAATTCCGAACTTGCATCAG TTGCTTTCGAGGTTAAAACTTCAAAGGTTGCAAAGGGAGAGGAGGACTATGGGATCGGCTACAA cGATGAGGAAGGGGGCGACGGCGGTCAGCCAGACCCCAATGTCGAGATGGTTGTCGACATTGTCGATAAATTTGGTCTACAATCACTCCAGCTGACCAAGAAGGATTACACCTCGTACATTAAGAAGTACATCCAGAGGTTGGCTGCAACACTGCAAGAAAAAAACCCTGATCGTGTCGATACCTTCAAAACAGGTGTTTCTGAGTTTGTTAAGTACGTTCTCGCCCATTTCGACGATTTCGAGTTTTATGTTGGAGAATCTTTGGATTACGAGGCCGGTTTGGTCTACGCATACTACAAGGGCGAAGAAGTTTCTCCTAGACTTGTTTTCCTCAAGGATGGCTTGACGGAAGAACGCTACTAA
- a CDS encoding translation elongation factor G has protein sequence MLKCSSILLFFILLFYTYVKLSYSHNYLNFCRKFCKNGSNINVKPYFFINRNNVTPIQSKNNSFLNHYVTPFYKRSKLSPNLASLSNDFQITEVKLERYRNIGGFDGRIMAHIDAGKTTTTERILYLTGVTYKMGEVHEGQAVMDYLPQEKERGITITSAATTCYWRGGYRKIPIHRINIIDTPGHVDFTVEVERSLRVLDGGIVVFDGVAGVEPQSETVWRQADRYKIPRIAYVNKMDRIGADFEKCINEMKEKLGAFPIPVFIPVGVHSDFEGVIDVIRMITERRSKFYKFSKEKNNFNYEELEIPKKMKESYEKYRELLVETVAQESEELMEKYFAQGEVALSCLKHNLEPITEQEIRDMLRTLTLANKVVPLACGSSLKNKNIQGILDMVLDFLPSPCETNKLFLESIKSSELEKESEEKDQQEDVEGGKQPEQQLTEEDDDKRNDAYFDVRDFSQPFAALVFKLAFDSNLGKQSFVRIYRGTVKVGDSVYNPRMKKSQRVQKILFVHSDTRKQIKEAHAGDIVGVKAITGDTLCSEKEPIVLESMEFPEPVISRSVDIIYSGDDVRLYPVLEKYMDEDPSFKMHRNKETGQTLISGMGELHLEVVLDRIKREHKLELKTGDPQVAFKETFVKEVQAEGKFIKQTGGHGQYGHVNFHVLPLEQGSGVKFESKIFGGAIPKEFVPYIEQALREELNTGLLANYPVTDVLVTLVNGSFHEVDSSEFAFKMATSRGIREAARLSGMRLLEPIMKVRIVCPTVNFGEVISDLSKRRGKIKSNRDGHGSVKEIEAVAPLKEMTGYISKLRSLSQGRGFYTMEMSHYEPVPREVQDQIVSTRKD, from the exons ATGTTAAAATGTAGCTCTATTCTGCTTTTCTTTATTCTTttgttttacacatatgtCAAATTATCATATTCGCATAattacttaaatttttgCAGAAAATTTTGCAAAAATGGTTCAAACATTAATGTGAAACCATATTTCTTTATAAATCGCAATAATGTGACTCCAATACAaagtaaaaacaacagTTTTTTGAACCATTACGTTACACCCTTTTATAAAAGGAGTAAATTGTCCCCTAATTTGGCTTCTCTCAGCAATGATTTTCAAATAACAGAAGTAAAACTGGAAAGATATAGGAATATAGGTGGGTTTGATGGAA GAATCATGGCACACATTGATGCTGGAAAGACTACAACAACAGAAAGAATACTTTATTTGACAGGAGTTACCTATAAAATGGGAGAAGTGCATGAGG GCCAGGCAGTAATGGACTACCTTCCGCAAGAGAAGGAGAGAGGAATAACCATAACCTCAGCAGCAACGACGTGCTACTGGAGAGGAGGATATCGCAAAATACCAATACATCGCATAAACATTATTGACACGCCGGGTCACGTTGATTTCACAGTCGAG GTGGAAAGGTCACTGAGAGTGCTGGACGGAGGGATTGTGGTTTTCGACGGAGTAGCAGGAGTGGAGCCACAATCAGAAACAGTGTGGAGGCAGGCGGACAGATACAAG ATTCCGAGAATAGCATACGTGAATAAGATGGACAGAATAGGAGCGGACTTTGAAAAGTGTATTAACGAAATGAAGGAAAAACTGGGAGCGTTTCCAATACCAGTATTTATACCAGTGGGAGTGCATAGTGACTTCGAAGGAGTAATAGACGTAATAAG GATGATAACGGAACGTAGgagtaaattttataagttctcaaaggagaagaacaaCTTCAACTACGAGGAACTGGAAATACCaaagaaaatgaaggaaagttatgaaaaatatag AGAGTTGTTGGTGGAGACAGTGGCACAGGAGTCAGAAGAACTAATGGAAAAATATTTTGCACAAGGTGAGGTGGCTTTATCGTGCCTTAAACATAACTTAGAACCGATAACGGAACAGGAAATAAGAGATATGCTGAGAACACTAACATTGGCAAACAAAGTAGTACCACTGGCCTGCGGGAGTTCActaaagaataaaaacatacaag GAATATTGGACATGGTATTGGATTTCCTACCATCACCATGTGAAACAAACAAGTTATTTTTGGAGTCGATTAAGAGCAGTGAATTAGAAAAGGAATCGGAAGAAAAAGATCAACAAGAAGATGTAGAAGGAGGAAAGCAGCCAGAACAACAACTCACAGAGGAGGACGATGATAAAA GAAACGATGCGTACTTCGACGTAAGGGACTTCTCACAGCCGTTTGCAGCATTGGTCTTTAAG TTGGCATTTGACTCGAATTTGGGAAAACAGTCGTTCGTAAGGATATACAGAGGGACAGTAAAGGTGGGAGATAGCGTATATAACCCGAGGATGAAGAAATCGCAGAGAGTGCAGAAAATACTCTTCGTACACTCAGATACAAGAAAGCAAATAAAGGAAGCACACGCAGGGGACATA GTGGGAGTGAAGGCGATAACGGGAGACACACTGTGCTCGGAAAAGGAGCCGATAGTACTAGAGTCCATGGAGTTCCCGGAACCAGTGATAAGCCGCTCAGTGGACATAATATACTCGGGGGACGACGTGAGACTGTACCCAGTGCTGGAGAAGTACATGGACGAGGACCCGTCATTCAAGATGCACAGA AACAAGGAAACCGGCCAGACACTAATAAGCGGAATGGGCGAGCTGCACCTGGAGGTGGTCCTGGACAGAATCAAGAGGGAGCACAAGCTGGAGTTGAAGACGGGAGACCCGCAGGTGGCGTTCAAGGAAACGTTCGTGAAGGAGGTCCAGGCGGAAGGAAA GTTCATCAAACAGACCGGAGGACACGGACAGTACGGCCACGTGAACTTTCACGTGCTTCCGCTGGAGCAGGGGAGCGGAGTCAAGTTTGAAAGCAAGATATTCGGAGGAGCAATCCCGAAGGAGTTCGTGCCGTACATAGAGCAGGCGCTGCGGGAGGAGCTGAACACGGGACTGCTGGCGAACTACCCAGTGACCGACGTGCTCGTAACGCTGGTCAACGGCTCCTTCCACGAGGTCGACAGCTCGGAGTTCGCGTTCAAGATGGCGACCTCGAGAGGCATCAGGGAGGCAGCCCGCCTCTCGGGAATGAGGCTGCTCGAGCCGATCATGAAGGTGCGAATAGTGTGTCCGACGGTGAACTTCGGAGAAGTTATTTCAGACCTGTCGAAGAGGCGCGGGAAAATTAAGAGCAACAGGGACGGACACGGCTCCGTGAAGGAGATCGAGGCGGTGGCGCCTCTGAAGGAAATGACCGGGTACATATCGAAGCTGCGCTCGTTGAGCCAGGGCCGCGGCTTCTACACCATGGAAATGTCGCACTACGAGCCGGTGCCGCGCGAGGTCCAGGATCAAATAGTGTCGACGAGAAAAGATTAA
- a CDS encoding developmentally regulated GTP-binding protein 1 — translation MSIYQKIADIEAEMARTQKNKATNFHLGLLKAKLSKLRAQLIEGGGSKGGGAGEGFDVSKTGDARVGLVGFPSVGKSTLLNKLTGTFSEVADYEFTTLTCVPGVIKYKGSKIQLLDLPGIIEGAKDGKGRGKQVIAVARTCTLILVVLDSSKSMHHKKLLEKEMEGFGIRLNRSPPNITFTRKDKGGVSITHTVPLTNIDEDMIKSICHEYRISNASFVIRCDPTVDDIIDVIEGNRIYIPCLYVMNKIDQITIPELDILSQVPHYVPISAHHEWNLDTLLEMIWKYLDLIRIYTKPRGKIPDYEAPVILKRSNSRVEDFCVRIHKSLLSQFKYALVWGKSAKHNPQKVGKDHFLADQDIVQIVKK, via the exons atgtcgATTTATCAGAAGATAGCTGATATTGAGGCCGAAATGGCCAGAACCCAGAAGAACAAAGCCACTAACTTTCACTTGGGTTTGCTCAAGGCCAAGTTATCTAAACTAAGAGCCCAGCTTATAGAAG GAGGTGGAAGCAAGGGTGGcggagctggagaaggTTTCGATGTTTCGAAAACCGGAGATGCTCGTGTTGGACTGGTCGGATTCCCCTCTGTAGGAAAGTCCACACTTCTAAATAAGCTTACCGGCACCTTTTCTGAGGTCGCCGATTACGAATTCACAACTCTCACGTGCGTTCCCGGCGTGATAAAGTACAAGGGCTCAAAGATCCAACTGCTGGATCTCCCGGGAATCATTGAGGGAGCCAAGGACGGAAAGGGTCGAGGAAAACAAGTTATTGCTGTTGCGAGAACTTGCACTCTGATCCTGGTCGTGCTGGATTCTTCCAAGTCAATGCATCATAAGAAGCTGTTAGAAAAGGAAATGGAAGGCTTTGGCATTAGGCTAAACAGGTCGCCTCCTAACATAACCTTCACCAGAAAGGATAAAG GCGGCGTTTCAATCACACACACCGTCCCTTTGACCAACATTGACGAGGATATGATTAAGTCTATCTGCCACGAGTATCGCATAAGCAACGCCTCCTTTGTTATCAGGTGTGATCCCACTGTGGATGACATCATTGACGTGATCGAGGGAAATCGGATTTACATCCCCTGTTTGTACGTAATGAACAAAATCGATCAAATAACGATCCCAGAACTGGATATACTCTCTCAAGTTCCACATTACGTTCCAATATCGGCACATCACGAG TGGAATCTGGACACTTTGCTGGAAATGATTTGGAAGTACTTGGACTTGATAAGGATATACACTAAGCCGAGGGGGAAGATTCCGGACTACGAGGCGCCCGTGATTCTGAAGCGAAGCAACTCGCGCGTCGAGGACTTCTGCGTGAGGATTCACAAGTCGCTGCTCTCGCAGTTCAAGTACGCCCTCGTTTGGGGCAAGTCGGCCAAACACAACCCGCAGAAGGTCGGCAAGGACCACTTTCTGGCCGACCAGGACATTGTCCAAATAGTGAAGAAGTAG
- a CDS encoding uncharacterized protein (histone-fold domain containing protein), with amino-acid sequence MRSGNGNAPNIDIDVVKGLSQPSALYDELVRYILSTVGCKLQNESTLRLVSHAAQISLEKLFEEAKSVQVSKRLSRGDHEAKPALLKEDVKELEFPAVCETLQKTDPNVHNYNIFLEPNENI; translated from the exons ATGCGTTCCGGGAATGGTAACGCCCCCAATATCGATATCGATGTTGTAAAGGGCCTCAGTCAGCCTTCGGCTCTTTACGACGAGCTCGTTCGTTACATTCTGTCGACAGTTGGATGCAAGCTGCAGAACGAGTCCACTTTGCGGCTCGTTTCTCACGCCGCTCAGATCTCTCTCGAGAAG CTTTTCGAGGAGGCCAAGAGCGTTCAGGTTTCAAAACGTCTGAGCCGCGGCGACCATGAGGCCAAGCCCGCTCTGTTGAAGGAGGACGTTAAGGAGCTCGAGTTCCCTGCTGTTTGTGAGACTCTGCAGAAGACTGACCCCAATGTTCACAActacaatatatttttagagCCTAACGAGAACATTTAA